Within Cyprinus carpio isolate SPL01 chromosome A11, ASM1834038v1, whole genome shotgun sequence, the genomic segment AAACTGTTCTGTGTTGGCATGTGTCTCAAGGGAAAATCAAGagtttttcagttattttgtttttgttgcacaAGTTTGCACTAAACCGGTcttattcaccccaaaattaaatctTATTAAGAAATGATATTTTGctgaaaaatatgctatttttaagatattttggatcgACAGTTAGGTACATTTCATCCTCAGTGCAAGACAATTCATTCTCAGcattaatgaaatgcaaaaaaaaaaaaaagtaattacaaagtatatatacaccatatttgtttttgttgggtttaaataaaaattctcattttcattaatcttaataatcattaatatttgacaataatTAAAAGAATATTGCATTACATTCattgctcatttatttttatttattatattaattattttatattcaaaaaaaaaaaataaaaaaaaaaaataaaatcatattatttgttgatatttttctatttttgtgtttttttaatgattttatttgttgttttattgcctaagtcatttgtttttatttcagttttcgttttttttattaaattttttatgcttcaactttaaaataaatttctcagttttatttaggttttcatctaatatttatattttgcttcaaaataatTTCAAGTAATACCAGTGTTTTAATGGTATTAGGTTTAGTAAACAAAAGTGATCATTAGTGGTCAAGCCTTTACTTttcttttgctgaaaaaaaaaaaaaatatctccacCTCATCTCCTCCCtgaaataaccatatatggagcttacaacgcctagttttattatgcataacctcatctgcatatcatttccatgcatattcccatccacgtgacaccatgtttaacaccgagacattaaggaaatatgagatggggactataataccatttgtgccatacacgttaatttttattgctaaaaattatccagcatccttgttatgttttataataaatatatgaaaatatccatacaaacaaaatggtttaaagttgttctcagatatattttagaatagagttgatctcattcttttacactggccaaatagtatttcaattgttttaaacaattcaaatcaattaaatgaatgcagttttgctgataaacatcttttagctatttttagtggaaacagataggctcatatttattgcagtgtaaatacaattgtctgattcggctcgtcacttacaaagtattttaaaaaggaaacgtgcAATTCTTACCATTTTCTCCTTgttatatccttcaaatatagtggtatGTTGTATTATGTTGTTGAGATGCATTCACACGtaaaattatttagcctattgttaataaaattatgtataaatttttttttttgtaaaattatgtaatttcagtgtttatctccattaatgcgagaggagtatttaatgtaaatgtgtatatcgacatgaaaaacagagtttaaaattgctgtttactttttaattacttttctcactccaggaaaaagagagtttgtacgcatggtctagaatgttcgTATGGTGCGTTCatatttacggcaagtttattttttataaatcacgatatgtgcgtggaaaattgcgtacgcatgtttctgtgcccattttgtgcgtatgcaatgtttataaatgagacccctggttaTCAGCATATAGCAGCATTAAATAAGACcagaacaaatgaaaaattataaaacaaataaagcgGATATTCCTGAATAAACATAAAGGAATCCAATAACccataataaacacaaaaaataaatcaaacgtATTAACACAACTAAACACATACTTCACTTCACCGGCACCCAACTCCCATTCTGGAGTGCACCGGCTTTTAAGTCCACTGCAAAACAGCGTCTTGTTTAGAAGTACCCGAGAACAACGTGCATATCTGAGGATAAATGATCATATTTTTGATCATTTGTGagataaacatgttttaatttttgtttgaatttgtttatacCACATCAGAGGTCGACCAATAGTGGATTTTActgataccgatagctaggttggattACACTGGCTGATAACGATTAATCAactgatagtttttaaaatggatactgtatgaaaactaaaaaaaaaacattctttgaataaaaatattaatattaaatataaagtataaattgatcattaaaattaattcatatgaAACATatagactttattagagccacagaaagacaaacgtttcactgaaaaaagcacaatgcACAGTTCCAGCCCAGGGTGAAGTCTTTATGTACATTAACTAAGATTTGGGATAAATATGATGTAATTTAATGGCAAACTGTGTAAATGGTGCTCTGCGGCGTGGCAGGATTTCTGTTGGCTGCATAAACATATCAATATGCTTTCTCATGTCACAGCTTTAGATCTGCATCTTTGCTGACTAACAAATGCATTGTGACCAGCTGGATATAAACTAATGCAAATTCATGGTAACAATCGTAACATTAAGCGTTTGCGTCACACTTGCATGTGTTTTGGTCACATTGTTTTAACATTTGAGGTGCTGCTAATGTTCATGTCCTCTCAGCCTTAATAGCAAACATACTGCTGTTCTTTCTCCACTAATGCAGCATCTTGTCaacaaattaattactttataatgatataaaaacatgCAGTATAGTGTACTGTGTTCACACGTTTCGTTGTCCATTAGTGTCCAGCTCTGTGCTGCGTGTAGTGTcacgtgtcaaaacaaacagcacgtgCTGTCGGTGATTTCCGCCTCTAGAGGGCGCTCTTGTTCTGTATAATGACAGCAGAGCTTCTCAACGGACACAACGCGGAAAAACTATCTgcatggatttttgccaatagttccagcaatcaactatcggtgtaTAAATAAAAGAATGAGGATGTaatgatgaggaaaaaaaaactcagataaAATGTTCAGTTCCTGGTGGAAAATATGTTTGCCAATAGtcacaatgcaaataaaatgtttattaaataagcttggtttttgttttttaagtgaattatgacgtttttataaaaattaccctGCAAGTATGCGGGCAGCGGTTTTTGTTGATTGCGAATGTCCCTAATAATGTCTTCCTGAACCAGGCAGGAAATAATCTCCTGATCGTGCAGAGTCCAGGGGGGGGTCAGCCTGCCGTGGTGCAGCAGGTGCAGTTGGTTCAGCAGAAATCGGATCAGCAGGTCGTTCAGATCCCCCCGCAGGCTCTAAAAGTGGTACAGGCTGCCTCTGCCACACTTCCCACTGTACCACAGAGACAGACAGTCACACCCAGTGTGCAGGTGTCCCCCTCAGAACCCACACAGGTACATCaggaaacagcatttttttttaaacctctttATGGTTTAATCAAGTTTAAACTAGGGGTGTTAATTTTtcgttcatttaaaataatgaagagAAATCAATAATTATCTAAAGATGTCATGCATGTGCTCTGCTAATCCCAGGTGCTGATTAAAACGGCCTCAGGTGAATGGCAAGCTGTACAGCTACAGGAGACAACTGTTACCACACCAACTACACCCACCACACCTGCGGTGGTCACTAAAAAGGCTCAAACAGGGACACGGAAAGAAAGGACTCTCCCTAAAATTGCCCCAGCTGGAGGGGGTCTCATAACACTGAATGCAGCCCAGTTAGCTTCTGCTGCTCAGGCAGTTCAGACCATCAGTATTAATGGTGTCCAGGTGCAGGGTGTTCCTGTAACAATCACCAACGCTgggggtgagtgagtgagtgcgtgctTCGTCTGCACAAACAGATGCGAAAATACAGCTTATAATTGATTTGTTACTTAACTCTTTCAAAGAATTGGAGTGATGCATTGTGAATGATGTTATCATGATCTTGGCGGCATTTAGTTTAATGTGTTCGTGTCTTTTAGGCCAGCAGCATCTCACAGTGCAGACGGTTCCAGGTACGGGTCTGCAGCTGGGCGGTGTGCAGACGCAGACCATGCAGATGGAGCAGACACAGACACTCGCACTGGAGCTGCAGAGTCAGcctggagagaaaaaaaggcGTATGGCCTGCACCTGTCCGAACTGCAAAGACGCAGAGAAGAGGTTggaaagttttaaatataaaggtttttgttgttgttgttgttgttgtttgtttaaattagtGTAAAATAGGTCTGTTTactattgatatttttttgaCAATATTCATTTCATaccattaaaagaatagttcaccccccaaaaaacggaaagtttgtttcttcttcagaacagatttggagaaatttagcattacatcacttgctcaccaatgaatccactgcagtgaatgggtgccgtcagaatgagagtccaaacataaaaacatcacagtaatccacatgactccagtccatcagttaacctCTCGTGAAGCGGAGAAGCAAATCCGTCATCAAGGCGTTTTAACTACAGACCATCACTTCTTGCCAAAACACAAGTCCATAgtctataataattaataaggcTTCCTCTAGAGCATATttctcactggaggaagcgttgtTATGGACTTATTAtggtattttagctggaagcaacagtttgaagttattGATTTGGTGATTTTATTTCTTAGAGACATGCAGTTTTTGcttggactggagtcgtgtggatctTTTGAAATGTCatcaattgaaaatatttaatataaaataataacaatggttaatattatactttaaaatagtaaaaataataacaatggttaatattattgtttgttgtagctcgagtgtgtgtgcactgtgtagtAGACATAGTTTCATtactcattcacacagagataCACTCTAAATTAAGATTTAGTAGGCtgttcagatatttatttttgatatcatgGATTTCTTTTTTCTGGCAAATATCAATATTGATTAAATTCAAATGGTTAAAGGAAAGAGTGTCAGAAAtcacttttacatttttgcatgctGTAGGCCGGGAGAGGTGGGGAAAAGAAAACACATCTGCCACATAGCAGGCTGTGAAAAGACCTTTCGAAAGACTTCCCTGTTGCGGGCGCATGTCCGACTGCACACGGGAGAGAGACCCTTTGTGTGCAGCTGGGTCTTCTGCGGAAAACGATTCACACGCAGTGACGAGCTGCAGAGACATGCCAGGACACACACAGGTATGCAAGCTCCAGATATACACATGCACTAAATACAAATGTGATGCATCTCTAATGAAATTCACCCCATTTTTGATCTGTTTTCAGGAGACAAACGTTTTGAGTGTAGCAAGTGTCAGAAACGTTTCATGCGGAGTGACCACCTCACGAAGCATTacaaaacacacatcaacacaaagAGCCTGTGAACATCGTCTTTCACAGGGTTTCAAGACCTTTGAGGGGgggtaaagaaagaaaaacactgttccCGGGGCTTGAAGGATGGGAGGAAACAGAGGTCAACCTGCC encodes:
- the LOC109098445 gene encoding transcription factor Sp2-like isoform X1 translates to MSDQKDSMATTVAVSPSEYLQPSTTTSQDSQPSPLALLAATCSKIGPPAAQAPVSTPPSQPTTRRLHPIKPAPIAPAPPKNLGFLSAKGNVIQLPAGLGSSGASPIVFTIQSPSRPAGTSTANIQYQVIPQFQGSQTIQMMPQGGQIQIIPGTNQAIITSPVTVQAATPAPPPLAPAQTPQQKRVTIKPSSQKRRQNNASVNANVVRLPGGLTLPLNVTTSEVGGAQVVTETAAAPVKGKRGRKRQVAIAPPTPTPQPASPPHVAEQVEALLIETTADNIIQAGNNLLIVQSPGGGQPAVVQQVQLVQQKSDQQVVQIPPQALKVVQAASATLPTVPQRQTVTPSVQVSPSEPTQVLIKTASGEWQAVQLQETTVTTPTTPTTPAVVTKKAQTGTRKERTLPKIAPAGGGLITLNAAQLASAAQAVQTISINGVQVQGVPVTITNAGGQQHLTVQTVPGTGLQLGGVQTQTMQMEQTQTLALELQSQPGEKKRRMACTCPNCKDAEKRPGEVGKRKHICHIAGCEKTFRKTSLLRAHVRLHTGERPFVCSWVFCGKRFTRSDELQRHARTHTGDKRFECSKCQKRFMRSDHLTKHYKTHINTKSL
- the LOC109098445 gene encoding transcription factor Sp2-like isoform X2 translates to MATTVAVSPSEYLQPSTTTSQDSQPSPLALLAATCSKIGPPAAQAPVSTPPSQPTTRRLHPIKPAPIAPAPPKNLGFLSAKGNVIQLPAGLGSSGASPIVFTIQSPSRPAGTSTANIQYQVIPQFQGSQTIQMMPQGGQIQIIPGTNQAIITSPVTVQAATPAPPPLAPAQTPQQKRVTIKPSSQKRRQNNASVNANVVRLPGGLTLPLNVTTSEVGGAQVVTETAAAPVKGKRGRKRQVAIAPPTPTPQPASPPHVAEQVEALLIETTADNIIQAGNNLLIVQSPGGGQPAVVQQVQLVQQKSDQQVVQIPPQALKVVQAASATLPTVPQRQTVTPSVQVSPSEPTQVLIKTASGEWQAVQLQETTVTTPTTPTTPAVVTKKAQTGTRKERTLPKIAPAGGGLITLNAAQLASAAQAVQTISINGVQVQGVPVTITNAGGQQHLTVQTVPGTGLQLGGVQTQTMQMEQTQTLALELQSQPGEKKRRMACTCPNCKDAEKRPGEVGKRKHICHIAGCEKTFRKTSLLRAHVRLHTGERPFVCSWVFCGKRFTRSDELQRHARTHTGDKRFECSKCQKRFMRSDHLTKHYKTHINTKSL